The following DNA comes from Triplophysa dalaica isolate WHDGS20190420 chromosome 10, ASM1584641v1, whole genome shotgun sequence.
CTGAGACACTACAACCCCGTGAATCTTCAGATCGGTCACAAGATATCCTACGTACGGGATGTCGAGGCCATTTGCCCCACGTAGCGTCAACCAGGGGGCTTCCGCAGGTGGTCGACTTTCGGTGCCAAACAACTCATGGGCCAAGCTTTCGGTGAATAGGGTCACTTGGGAGCCTGTATCCAAAAGGCACTGCACTTCCTGGTCATTAACCTGAACCACCACCACCGGGCAACAGCCCACCAAGCGGCTCCTAAAAGATGTAGGTAGGAAGGGGTCTGATGAGGGGGTCCCGACCACTTGACCCACAGTGGCCGGAAACTCTAAAAACCCCCTTGCGATGCACGTCGAGCAGGACACTGACGAAAGTAATGCCCCGGCTCTCCACAGCCGTTACAGATGGGACGCCCGTGTTCATCCCACTGGAATCGAGAGCCCGAAGGTCGGGATGGACGGCGGTCGGGGGGACGATTCCCATCAGAGTAAGTCCGCTCCCGCGGTAAAGAGGACAACTGGGGGCGTTCTCGACGGAGCTCCTCCATAAAAGATTTGGACAGGTCAGACATTTGTTCCCGCACATCTCTCTTCAGTTCTTCCCGTAGGGCCTGCTTCCAGTCGGGTGCCACAGTAGTCGAAGGGGTGCCCCCAACGTTCGTGGCTAGACAGCTGGGGGGATCTACATTCTCCGCATGATCATGCTCAAGGGCCAGCGCTTCTCGTCGAAGCTCTTCAAAAGTCAGATTCGGTGTTCGTCGAAATTGCACCCGCAGACTCTGGCGCACAGGACCCTCCCGTAACCCCAGTAAAAACTGATCTCGGAGCAGAGCCTCTTCGCCCCCCAGGCCATGATCCTGTCTCCCCGTAAGTCTAGAAAACTGCTCCCGCAGCTGTAGGGTAAATGCCCGAACAGATTGGCGAGGGCCTTGCCGAGAATTAAAGAATTTCGTTCTCAGAACAGCTACCGGGGTGGCGTCTCCATATTGTCCCGTGAGAAAGTCAAAAATGGCCTGGACAGTTGCTCGGGTTGCTTCCGGAGCCGCCTGAACTTCTCTTCTCGCTTCTCCATCCAAGGAGTTTAGAACAAACTGGACCTTCTGTGGGGCGCTCAAACCTTGAAGCCCTGCCAGGTACTCTACCTGGGTCTTCCACATCGACAAACTCATCTCAGATCCCGGGCCTCCATACTTCGGAGCCCACGGAGCCCCCATGAAGATCGGCATGACCGGTTGCCGCACCccgggctctccctcttctgcCATCTCACCTCTGGTCGCTCAACTCGAGGCagaccctgccgactacgccaaaagtctgtcacaggtcgggatgggtcaagccggactacgcccacccctgaaccaggaccacctcgaggagcgtatcagagggagaaatcggagacagaataaaatttcaacaagttttatttagaagtaaaagcaatttgaaaatcctagtctaaaatcttcttccttcttgccctcaggaatcgaaggtgaacagtacaacaaccagggtctctccctctctcttcctcagtgcgggccctgtagtgaatggggcggtggacaggtaaattgtcaggtaggtctttcccaggtggagatgcagtaaacaggcgaacggcccggtaagtctctctggtaagtaaatatttccaacctcccttccttcacaggtacgagatccggagcagatggccgtcagtcaggtacgtatacagcagattcacactctgatgatggggtggcgagggaatctttacagggtaagcgaataatttcaacctccctctctccacaggcacagaaactggaacagaggaatactccagacaaagtgtaccaaccccgttcgtaacagaaggacagccacttctctcagcacaggtgactataaggatacagtagactcgaagtcaaccggttgcacagggctcctactgaaacagacagaagggatacttcaagtaaGCATACGGTTCACATGAGTTGGAAGGGGACGAACACTTCTCACGATACAGATGAATTGCAGGAATTCCCTAGACTCAATTCGACAGGCTGAGCAAGACCTCTTCTGGCctagatgaagtggatattccagacagaacggaccggctttacgttcacagcagagggacagtcacttctccccacacaggtgggctcccaggttgcagcaggctcaaagtcgatgggctgaacgggacctctactggagcagacagaaagggtgcttcacacaaggtatacagttcatgtgcatagaagggagtgagcacttctcacaaTACGGCTGCGTTGCAGGAATACAGCAGACTCAACGTCAGCAGGATGAATGGGACTTCTACGGAGACAGACCAcgaacaattcaacaaggcatctcgtctcttattcactcaaacagaggggttaattcagagtccagatgataattcctcaacatccactcagttagaacagagcaatgacacagaactctcactattgacagtagaccagcgtagcacagggagagtgcacggcaaagggaatgtatcttccacacacacagcaattccacttctagcatataaagtgggggaaacgtcaatcttaggcactgaaatctcacttcacgacgtgcaatttaaagcccgcactcacccttgggtctctgtccgagggggccgcgttcatcaatgctgcaaagggtatttcgggatgtttttcttcacaaacacaggcagagttcacatcaccatttatgatggagaaagagacaggaggtcggcaatgaatcagtacaatccactcggtgacatttatgatcgtgatccacacactccaaaccacatccaattcagtgtcgaatacatgcaattacgagactcagttctcgactacctagctcctctccaatgcaaacaggatatttcactttccctctgttgccctcgagtccctcatcaagtccacactctcctcttcattcacccgcactccaataactgcaaccactcgataaaacgacttctcacgggagagaaccaccccgacagtctctttctcttgctttttatactctctcaagtgctgacaggacctcactcaaacccccaaggtaaattccccacacctgtttccaatcggtcatttggggttgtcatggcaacagacgcacacacaggcctgggaccggtgttacactcaaagtgtcccagcggaaacacggcttcaacgggaataagttccatataccatttgtcacaccgtgacaATGGTAATACATTTAGGCCGTCTAAAACAGTGATTGTACTTGTGCATTAAAAGCTTTCAACCATGTCGGATCTCAAATGAgctggtaagagcattgctttaacaacgcaaggttgtggcttcgatcccaggggattgcaaacacctatgtaaaatgtataggataaagcaatgtaagtcgctttggataaaagcatctgccaaatgcataaatgtaaatgtctaaacCTATTTACAGAGCGCATGTTTAATTTGGTTGCGCATGCGCACCTGCGCACCACTCATGGGCATCCCTGCACATAATGTCTTATTATGTTGAGATTAAAAAAGATGAAGACATTATGAGATGGTAATGATATGATAGCAGAGTATACATGAATGAAAAACTTtcattagttaaaaaaaaatgtgtaatttacaatttattatatttcattcttaaACTTTATCTGAAATTCTTGTCAGGACTTTGTCCTTCCTGTTTTTCAGTTCTCTAACTCTCTGGACAAGGTCAGGACAGAAACATGTCCTGTGGTTGATTTGTGTGGAGACGCGCGGCTGCTGTTGTTACTTTGCGCCACGTGTCCTCCTGTCATGTCTCTCAGCCCTGCCCTTCTGTCTCCCGTAATCATTCCTCAGTGTTTAATCTCTGTCACCTGCCGTTCTCCTCCCTTTGGTAATTATCCCTCGTCAGTTGTTCCTTATTTAAATGCCCTTTGGTTCCCAGTTCCTTGTCAGATTGTTGTCGctgtttatgttgtttcatGTTATGCTTCTTCGTATAGGATTATTCAAGGCTTATTGTCCctgttatttttctctgttttgagtgattaaaatattttgttaaaccTTACCTGCCTGCGCCTACGGAGTCCTtttagggacatggtggtggaaaaaaaaatgtgagggaggagtaaaatatattttaaggctTTTGCGTTATCTCGTATAATCATGGCGTTCCCCCTGAGAAACATTGCGTTATCTTGCAAAAACTTTTGCGTTATCTTGCAAACACatttgcgttctctcgcaaacCATTTTGAATTCGAACAAacaccatccatccatccatccatccatccatcttcttctgcttatccggggccgggtcgcgggggcatcAATCTAAGCAgtgatgcccagacttccctctccctagacacttcctccagctcttcctgGGGGACACCGAgacgttcccaggccagccagGAGACCCACCAGCGTGTCATAGGTCTCCCctggggtctcctcccggtgggacatgcctggaacaccttcccgggaaggcgtccagggggcgtccaccgagccacctcagctggcccttctcgatgtggaggagctgcggctctactctgagctcctcccgagtgaccgagcttctcaccctgtctctaagggatcgccctgagaaccatggcctcggatttggaggtgctgattctcatcccagccgcttgtAGTACCTGAGACCGATCAGACACGCAATAACTAAttcaatttcttaaatattgcaGCAATATGTAGGTCCCCAAGCTAGTCGCTTGGGGACCTACCCCCAATCTGCAACTTACACCAAGGGCAGGACaagatctctggtgaccatagcaactcacACCAATCCATCAAGATAGAGTATTTTACGACCGAATGGAATGTAGGGAGCTGAACtctctttactcactttggggacagacatacaattctaaatgcatttatatggaaatgtacatatattcatttataacatttccaTGTATTGATGTTCTGGTtgttatgtctgtttttatacattaatccaaagtatccataaatgtgtgtttaactacTGGAATTTTTAGATTTGTAGTAACTcatttaaccaagatgatatttagatcATGTTTTGTGTCTATGAGCTACATTTGTGATGTCCTttatgttgatgtttgttgtgttttggtaactcttttcatattagttttatcaaactcttagaagtcttagtgaacatccaatcagctCTAACAAGCAAAACACCATCTGAGAGACAAAGACAATTAACTTTCCCTCCAAAGTTGCATCTCCTGATTGGATCAGTCACGTCTgtaggatgtgacatccttacagtttaaaagagaccacgagaagagtctctttttctcttttgtgtagtctttgagttgtgtgtgtgtgtttggtggggGGTTTTTAGGAGTTGATCTTCAGGTTTGCAGTTTGTGGGGGTTTGTTCTGCATCTCCTTGCGTTCTGCATCCCCAAAGGATGGACTAGAAGAAGACTTTACCTTTAACCCATAAGTTTGTGCCAGGCTGCGGCCTcgtctttccagatacagatcctctgcataaaactggttctctctgaTCACTTTCAGCCAAGATCAACTGGAGCCTTAACAAactgcatcaggacactttctttcttttgatg
Coding sequences within:
- the LOC130429505 gene encoding uncharacterized protein LOC130429505, whose amino-acid sequence is MAEEGEPGVRQPVMPIFMGAPWAPKYGGPGSEMSLSMWKTQVEYLAGLQGLSAPQKVQFVLNSLDGEARREVQAAPEATRATVQAIFDFLTGQYGDATPVAVLRTKFFNSRQGPRQSVRAFTLQLREQFSRLTGRQDHGLGGEEALLRDQFLLGLREGPVRQSLRVQFRRTPNLTFEELRREALALEHDHAENVDPPSCLATNVGGTPSTTVAPDWKQALREELKRDVREQMSDLSKSFMEELRRERPQLSSLPRERTYSDGNRPPDRRPSRPSGSRFQWDEHGRPICNGCGEPGHYFRQCPARRASQGGF